The DNA region TCTTGGGCAGCATCACGTCCTCATCCTTCCGCAGAGCATTCAGCCCCCAGAAGGTGTGAAAAATGGTCACTTCATGGTCATACGCAGCCGCGCCATTAGCAATAATGTAGGCCGCCATCGCTTTATCATAATCACCGCTGAATAAAATAATGGTCGTTCGCTTCTGTTCGGTCACGATTTCCCTTCCTCCTGTCTATGTGCTCTCTTACCCCCAAGGGTATATTTCTCGATATGAAAAATCATCCTTTTCGGATCCAAAACTTCAACACGCCGTCCTCCTCGCGGTGCTCCAGCAGTTCATTCCCCATCGATTGGGCCCAGGCCGTCAAATCGCTCTTTACGCCCAGATCCGTCGCATGAATCTCGAGCACTTGACCCTTCTCCATGTCTTTCATTGCCTTCTTCGTTTTAACGATCGGCATAGGGCATGCCAAGCCTTTGGCATCCAATACTTGATCAGCACGCATTCCAACATTCCTCCTTCGTAGTTTCCTTTTGT from Paenibacillus ihbetae includes:
- a CDS encoding sulfurtransferase TusA family protein; the encoded protein is MRADQVLDAKGLACPMPIVKTKKAMKDMEKGQVLEIHATDLGVKSDLTAWAQSMGNELLEHREEDGVLKFWIRKG